In Spinacia oleracea cultivar Varoflay chromosome 5, BTI_SOV_V1, whole genome shotgun sequence, a single window of DNA contains:
- the LOC110782750 gene encoding uncharacterized protein gives MMIELYLSKPLWGDATNADSGDLRMPLYDKLEKIIWGLITSEGRSEARLWLCESISSLSSITPPEQRDLFTRLLKSKPRKLDIAAQVFQMLFERRPQKAGLILAKKSRKLKRFFEGHPKRILQWFSTFSIAGDSAHGKGAKSLAQFAFVNRDICWEELEWKGKHGQSPAVVATKPHYFLDLDVQLTVENFLENIPEFWSSEEFSESLKGGEILSVDNKFFVDFFLELLYEDNLQEVWEVVGQFLTDESFAYLCQHLLIILDERDLRTLLLMLQDLLTRRKRSLNFDDTSYWLEIVICKCGDQVSIDQLFLLNALYNKGRLLLRLVHSEETEEKVKIDDLVLGICTHTSEAKSLASISNELLKSKTIEVMKWLGLLSWSLLYRLSKECHTSESWEALFVSNNIGFRKSDIFGTELDGTSEKSELDFVEKTVTKGKRKRRQNKKNKRRRNRDFDEFSDEDLLHLDYSDDKFNLQSSSISWLLSSDGYSTSWSLADLPEHLSKHCLREWMKQTFEFM, from the exons ATGATGATTGAACTCTATTTGTCAAAACCTTTATGGGGTGATGCTACGAATGCTGACTCTGGTGACCTGAGAATGCCTCTGTACGACAAGCTGGAAAAGATTATTTGGGGACTTATTACCTCTGAAGGCCGGTCAGAGGCTAGATTGTGGCTTTGTGAGTCTATTTCAAGCTTAAGTTCAATTACACCACCTGAGCAGCGTGACCTATTCACGAGGTTATTGAAATCAAAGCCTCGTAAGTTGGATATCGCTGCTCAAGTCTTTCAAATGCTCTTTGAGAGAAGACCACAGAAAGCCGGGTTAATCTTGGCTAAGAAAAGTCGCAAGCTTAAAAGGTTCTTTGAAG GACATCCAAAACGGATCTTGCAATGGTTTTCAACCTTTTCTATTGCGGGTGATTCAGCACACGGAAAGGGTGCAAAGTCACTGGCTCAGTTTGCCTTTGTGAACAGGGACATATGTTGGGAAGAGCTCGAATGGAAAGGAAAACATGGACAATCACCAGCAGTTGTTGCTACAAAGCCTCATTATTTTCTCGATTTGGATGTTCAACTTACAGTGGAGAACTTTTTGGAGAATATACCTGAGTTCTGGTCGTCGGAGGAATTTTCTGAGTCCCTTAAAGGTGGTGAGATCTTATCGGTTGATAATAAGTTCTTTGTAGATTTCTTCCTTGAGTTACTGTACGAAGATAATCTGCAAGAAGTTTGGGAAGTTGTTGGTCAGTTTCTTACGGATGAATCTTTTGCTTATCTTTGTCAACATCTTCTAATCATTCTTGATGAACGGGATCTACGTACATTATTGCTAATGCTTCAAGATCTTCTTACTAGAAGAAAAAGATCTCTAAACTTTGATGATACATCTTATTGGCTGGAGATTGTGATTTGCAAGTGTGGTGACCAAGTATCTATTGATCAGTTGTTTCTGTTGAACGCACTGTATAACAAAGGAAGGCTACTTTTGCGGTTGGTACATAGTGAAGAAACCGAggagaaggttaaaattgatgATTTAGTTTTAGGGATCTGTACACATACAAGTGAAGCCAAGAGTTTGGCCTCGATTTCCAACGAACTCTTGAAGTCAAAGACTATTGAAGTGATGAAATGGCTTGGTCTTCTTTCATGGAGCCTTCTTTACAGGTTGTCTAAGGAATGTCATACTTCTGAATCCTGGGAAGCTCTGTTTGTCAGTAACAACATTGGGTTCCGTAAATCTGATATATTTGGTACCGAACTTGATGGAACTTCAGAGAAGAGTGAACTGGACTTCGTTGAAAAAACAGTAACTAAAGGTAAACGTAAAAGGAggcaaaacaagaaaaataaaaggagAAGGAATCGAGATTTTGATGAATTCAGTGATGAGGACTTGCTTCACCTTGATTATTCAGATGATAAATTCAATCTCCAATCTAGTTCTATTAGCTGGTTGCTTTCTAGTGATGGGTATTCGACTTCATGGAGCTTG GCTGATTTACCTGAACATTTATCAAAGCATTGTCTGAGAGAATGGATGAAGCAGACTTTTGAATTTATGTGA
- the LOC110779198 gene encoding mediator of RNA polymerase II transcription subunit 19a: MDSEGKKFGRGPRELTGAVDLITHYKLLPHHEFFCKKSLPVSIADTHYLHNVVGDTEIRKGEGMQLDQLIQNPSYTLDGNTRIRPFDLDALREAFNLRETTPVDLPSEEKGVPTIAGKSKSESKDKDRKHKKHKDRDKEKDKEHKKHKHRHKDRSKDKDKDKKKDSGGEHSKKHHDKKRKHDGDEDVNDIHRHKKSKHKSSKIDEIGAIKVAG, translated from the exons ATGGATTCTGAAGGCAAGAAGTTTGGAAGAG GTCCGAGAGAGCTTACGGGTGCTGTTGATTTGATTACTCATTACAAGTTGTTACCACATCACGAGTTTTTCTGCAAAAAGTCACTTCCCGTATCAATTGCAGATACCCACTACCTTCACAATGTGGTTGGGGATACAGAAATTAGGAAGGGAGAAGGAATGCAGTTGGATCAGTTAATACAAAATCCGTCATATACGCTGGATGGAAATACACGGATACGGCCCTTTGATTTAGATGCTCTTAGAGAAGCTTTTAATCTGAGGGAAACAACCCCTGTTGACTTACCTTCC GAAGAAAAGGGGGTCCCTACAATTGCAGGGAAATCTAAAAGCGAGTCAAAAGACAAGGATAGAAAGCACAAAAAGCACAAGGACAGGGACAAAGAGAAGGATAAAGAGCATAAGAAGCACAAACACCGCCATAAAGACCGAAGTAAAGATAAAGACAAGGACAAGAAGAAGGATTCTGGGGGTGAACATTCAAAGAAGCACCATGATAAG AAGAGGAAGCATGATGGTGATGAGGATGTAAACGACATTCATAGACATAAAAAGAGTAAG CATAAGAGCTCAAAAATAGATGAGATTGGTGCAATAAAGGTTGCTGGGTGA